The nucleotide sequence GGCGTGGTCGAAGAACTGCCCGACGGCGGGTTTGACCATTTTGCGGGAGAGGGGGAGGAGTATGGGCGCGGGGGTTGGTGAGCCGCCGCTGACAGAGCGGGGGACGGCGGATCTGGAAGCTTGGCGCACGACGACTCGGTCTCCGGGAGAAACCCGGGCCTTGGGGCGATTGTTGGGCAAGATGGCGAAGCCTCAGACCTCGGTATGCCTCTTTGGAGATCTGGGAGCGGGCAAAACCACTTTTGTCAAGGGATTGGCCGAGGGCCTGGGGATTTCCGGGCCGGTAACCAGTCCGACCTTCACGATTGTGTCCGAGTACCAGGGACGGTTGCCGTTGTACCACGTAGATGTCTACCGGCTGGGGGAGGCGGCGGCAGAAGAACCCCTGGGGTTGGAAGAATATTTTGAAGGAAATGGGGTGGCGGCGGTGGAATGGGCGGAATGGGTGGAACCCCTTCTGCCCGACGACCGTCTGACCATTCGGATCGAGCGCGCCGGGGAGGCGAACGCCCGGGTGGTTGAGATGGCGGCCTCGGGTCCCCGGCATCGCGCCTTGCTCCGGGAGGTGATTCGGCGATGGTCCGACTGGCAATCGACACCGCGACAGCAGCCTTGAGCATGGCGGTGGAGGAGTCGGGAAGCATCCTGGCGGAAGCGGTGCTACAGCTGGGAAGGGATCACTCGGTGTACATTCTACCCTGGCTGGAGAGGGTGTTGGCCGGGGCCGGGAAAGGACCGGCCGATCTGAACCGGGTCGTTGTCGGAGTGGGGCCCGGTTCTTACACAGGGGTCCGGGTGGGGGTGACTGTGGCGAAAACCCTGGGGTGGGCACTGGGGATTCCGGTGGTGCCGGTGTCCACTTTGTCGGGCTTGGCCGGGCGCGGGCGATTCTTTGACGGTGTGGTCGTGCCGATGGTGGACGCTCGGCGGGAGCGGGTATACGCGGCCTGGTTTACCGGGGGAAGGAAAGGCGGTGTGGTGAGGGAGTCTCCGGATCGAGTGTGGCCGGTGGCGGAGTTGGCTGAGCGGCTGGCTGAAGACGGGCGGGCGGTGCTCGCCTTGGGGGATGGCGGGATGAGGTATGCGCCGATATGGAGAGAGCGGCTGGGAGGCCGGTTGCGGCTGGCGCCGCCGGACCAGTTCGGGGTCCGGGCTGCCGATTTGTTGGCCGCCGAGGAAGCGTCCGGTGACCAAGGCCCTCTTCTTGGCAATGCGGTTCACGGGCTTGTGCCCCAATATCTTCAATTAGCAGAGGCGGAAGCGCGATGGCGGGATCGTCAGCACTGATCATTCGTCCGATGCGCACCACCGATCTCGACCGCATTCAGGAAATTGAACGGGCCTCGTTTACAGTGCCTTGGTCCCGGAACGCCTTCTACGGCGAATTGGCGGACAACCATTTTGCCCGATACATTGTGGCCCAGCGCGGGGATTTGGTGGTGGGTTATGCGGGGATGTGGCTCATTCTCGATGAAGCGCACATTACGAACATCGCGGTTCACCCTGCGGCGAGGAGGCAGCACGTGGGGGAAACGCTGTTGCGCTATGCCATGGCCTATGCCCGAAGCCAGGGCGCCATGCGGATGACTCTGGAGGTGCGTGTATCCAACGCCCCTGCCCAGCATCTGTATCGCAAACTGGGATTTACCGCCAAGGGTGTGCGCCGGGGCTATTATACAGATAATCACGAAGACGCCATCATTATGTGGGCAGAATTGGCGCAGTTCGACGGCCGGATCGACCCGGAAGCAGAGGCGGGAGCGGCGGCCCCGGGAGACTCCGTCCCCGGTTTCGGACGCGAGGTCCGTGGCCCAGGGCCAGGGGTGAAATCGTCTCCAGGGAAGAATGATGGGGAGCGGGAGAAGAGTGCCGAGGATCGACGGGAGGGTAGGCGTCCCGGGGATGCCGGCGAAGTTTGAACGGGGCACGAGGGCTTTCGGGAACGCGAGTACGAAAGGGGTGAAACGAGGCATGGAGCGGACGATGGACGGGGCTGCGGTGGCGGGAAAAGATTCCGCTTTGCTCGGGAAGACCGGGGCTGAGGTCAGGGAGGGGGATCGAGAGAAAGGTCTCATTCTGGCTGTGGAGACCAGCTGCGACGAAACGGCGGCGTCGGTGGTGGAGGGGGGCACCCGCATCCGCTCCAATATCGTGAGCTCCCAAATCGCGATTCACCGGCGGTTCGGAGGGGTCGTCCCGGAGGTGGCCTCCCGGGGGCATGTGGAACAGATTACGGCCGTTATGGCGGCAGCACTAGAGGACGCCGGGGTGCACCCCCGGGATTTGGCCGCCGTGGCGGTCACCTACGGTCCCGGGTTGGTGGGGGCCCTGCTGGTTGGGCTCATGGCGGCCAAGACTTTTGCGTGGGTTCACGGTCTACCCTTAATTGGCGTTCACCACATCGTCGGTCACCTGTTTGCCCATCGTCTCGCCGGCGGCCCGGAACCGCCATGGCTCGCCTTGGTCGTTTCCGGGGGACATACCGAGTTGATTCATATACCGAATGACCACACCTTCGAGGTGCTGGGGCGGACCCGGGACGACGCCGCCGGGGAAGCTTTCGATAAGACGGCCAGGGCCTTGGGGTTGCCGTACCCGGGAGGGCCCCAGATCGACGCTTTGGCAAGCTCCGGGGACCCGGAGCGATACGCCTTTCCGCGTAGCTGGCTGGAGGAGGATTCGTTAGATTTCAGTTTTAGCGGTCTGAAGACAGCCGTTTTGAATCTGTTAAATGACGCCCACCGGCGCGGTGATGAGGTGCGCCCGGAGGATGTGGCGGCGTCCTTCCAGGCAGCGGTGGTGGAGGTGTTGGTGGAGAAAACTGTCCGGGCGGTTCGGAGATACCCAGGAGTGCCGGTGGTGGTGGCTGGAGGGGTGGCGGCCAACTCCACCTTGCGCCGCGAAATGGACCGCCGGGCGGAAGAAGAAGGATTTCTCTGGTCGGCGCCTCCCTTGGCTCTGTGTACAGACAATGCGGCGATGATCGCGGCGGCGGCTTGGCCTCGACTGAGTCGCGGGTGGTTTCACGGTATGGATCTGAATGCCCGGGCGAACTTGGGGCTCGAGGCCTGGGCGGCGGGAGATGGAGTGGCGGCGTTCCCGCCGCATGATCCGCCGGATGGGAGGCGTCGCCACTGAGTCACTGGGGGTTGGGGTCCGGACACGGGGGGGGATCCGTATGGACAAAGGAGCGTGGAGGCGCCGGCTGCTTCAATGGCGGGATGACCTGGGGGCCAGGGATCGCGAGAAACGGGAAGCCGCTTTGGCCGCCTGGGCGACTCGTTGGCTGGGGGGGATGCCCCCGGGGATCCTCATGGCCTACGCAGCCATTCGTTCTGAAGTGAACCTGAAATCGGTGGTGGAGTGGGCATGGAACCACGGATGGACCGTGGCCTTTCCTCGGGTGGAAGAATCCCATCGCATAAGCGCTGTGGCGGCGGACAGCTGGGAAGCGCTTTCCCCCGGGGCCTTCGGGATTCCAGAACCGACAGGGCCGGCCCTGAGTCCCGGAGATCTCGACGTGATCGTCGTGCCTGGGGCAGCTTTCGATCGGCTCGGGCGACGGCTCGGGTATGGGCAAGGATTTTATGACCGATTCCTGCCCCAGGTGCCCCAGGCTAAAGTCGTGGGCGCAGCTTTTGCCGAACAATGGGTGGATGCGTTGCCGGCAGATCCTCACGATGTACCCGTGCAGTATGTGCTGACCGAATACGGGGTGTGGTCGGTCCAAGACCGGGGATTTGTGGATCTTGGCGGCGGTACAACAGGAGAGCGGGGATAGGGGTAAGACCGGCGCCCCGGCCCCGCGAGGCGCGAGTGCTTGAAATAGCTGGATATGTTTCAAGCAACGGTAGGCTGGGAGGAAAGGGGCGACCCGGGTGGAGGCACCTCAAGACCAACCGAAAACTTTCGTCGAACACCTGGCGGAGTTGCGAAAACTCCTCATTCAAACCCTAATCGTGTTTGTGATCGCCCTGGGGGTCGCGTTTTCTTACGTGGACCGCGTGCTGGTGTGGCTGGAAATCCCCGCCGTGCGGGCCGGGCTCGGCCGCCCCATGGTCCTGGGAGCCGGGGAGGTGGTGCGGGTCTATTTTATGTTGGCGGGTGTCACCGCACTGGGGGTCACGCTTCCGTTCCTGTTATTGCAGATCTGGAGGTTTGTCGCCCCGGGTCTGACCCCCCGGGAGCGGCGGGCTGCCCTGGCTTACATTCCCATGGCTTTGTTCATCTTCCTCGCCGGGGTATCTTTTGGATATTTTTTGGTCTTTCCCACGGTGTTTCGATTTCTCATCCGTTTGGGGGCGGAGCAATTTAACGTCCAGATCACCGCGGGAAACTATTTCGGCTTCATGATCAACCTCATCGTGCCCCTGGGGCTGGTTTTTGAATTGCCGCTAGTGACCATGTTTCTAACGCGGTTAGGCATTGTGACTCCGGCTACCTTGGGCAAAATGAGAAAATACGCATACCTCGTGTTAGTGATCATCGGGGCGATGATCACCCCCCCAGACTTCGTCTCCCACCTCAGTGTCACGATTCCTATGATTCTTCTATACGAACTCAGTGTGACCGTCTCAAAATGGGTTTGGGCGAGGCGACAAAAAAATCCCGACGACCCGGTTGAAAACTGAAATGGGATCCATTAATATAGAGGGTGGCGTTAGCACTCGGGTAAAGCGAGTGCTAACAACATCGCAACGGAAACTTTACGTGAGGAGGGTCTTGCATGATCAAGCCGCTGGCAGATCGCGTCGTGATCCGTCCGGTTGAAAAGGAAGAAAAGACCGCGAGCGGGATCGTCCTACCCGATACCGCCAAGGAGAAGCCCCAAGAGGGGGAAGTGGTGGCGGTGGGCCCCGGTCGCATGGAAGAAGGGCGCCGGGTTGAGATGGAAGTGAAGGTGGGCGACCGGGTGATCTATTCGAAGTACGCCGGAACTGAAGTCAAGTACGACGGTGTCGAGTACCTGATCCTCCGGGAAAGCGATATCTTAGCCGTGCTGGAAAAGTAAGTGGGCCATAGCCCGCAAGATACTTAATTAACGGGGAGGTAACCTGACGTGGCGAAAGACATTATTTTCCGCGAGGATGCACGCCGGGCAATGCTTCGCGGCGTCGACGCTTTGGCCGATGCGGTGAGGGTGACCCTGGGGCCGAAGGGCCGGAACGTAGTCTTGGAGAAGAAGTTCGGTTCTCCGCTGATCACCAATGACGGCGTGACCATCGCGAAGGAGATTGAGTTGGAAAACCCCTTTGAGAATATGGGGGCCCAGCTGGTCAAAGAAGTGGCCACGAAGACGAACGATGTGGCCGGTGACGGAACCACCACGGCCACGGTGTTGGCCCAGGCGATTATTCAGGAAGGACTGAAAAACGTCACCGCCGGTGCGAACCCCATGGCGCTGAAGCGAGGCATTGAGAAAGCGGTTAAAGCGGCGGTGGACGAGATCGCCCGGGTTGCGAAACCCATCGAAGGGCGAGAGAGCATCGCCCAGGTGGCGGCGATTTCCGCCGGGGATGATGAGATCGGTGCTCTGATCGCCGACGCCATGGAGAAGGTCGGGAAAGACGGCGTCATTACGGTGGAGGAATCCAAGGGCTTCGGCACCGAGCTCGAGATCGTGGAAGGGATGCAGTTTGACCGCGGCTACATTTCGCCCTATATGATCACCGACACCGACAAGATGGAAGCAGTTCTCGAGGAGCCGTACCTTCTGATCACCGATAAGAAGGTCAGCAACATCCAGGAGATCCTGCCGGTGCTGGAGCGGGTCGTGCAATCCGGCCGTCCGCTGTTGCTCATCGCTGAGGACGTGGAAGGGGAAGCTCTGGCGACGCTGGTGGTCAACAAGCTGCGGGGCACCTTTACTGCCGTGGCGGTGAAGGCGCCGGGCTTCGGCGATCGCCGCAAAGCGATGCTTCAGGACATCGCGATCCTGACCGGCGGCCAAGTGATCAGCGAAGAGCTCGGCCTGGAATTGAAGAATACCTCTCTGCAGCAGCTCGGTCGGGCGCGGCAAGTGCGGGTAACGAAGGAAAACACCATCATCGTGGACGGCGCCGGAGACAAAAAAGAAATCGACGGGCGCATTAACCAGATCAAAGTGCAACTGGAGGAGACGACCTCCGATTTTGACCGCGAGAAACTGCAAGAGCGCTTGGCGAAGTTGGCCGGCGGTGTTGCGGTGATCAAGGTGGGGGCGGCTACCGAGACGGAGATGAAGGAAAAGAAGCTCCGCATTGAGGATGCTCTCAACTCCACCCGGGCGGCGGTGGAGGAAGGGATTGTCCCGGGCGGCGGCACGGCCCTCGTGAACGTCATTCCGGCCCTCGATGCCCTTACCGTGGAAGGCGACGAGCTGACGGGGGTGAACATTGTGCGCCGGGCGCTGGAAGCGCCGGTCCGGCAGATCGCGGACAACGCTGGGCTGGAGGGCTCCGTCGTGGTGGAGCGGCTCAAGAAAGAGTCGGCTGGAATCGGCTTCAACGCCGCCACCGGCGAGTGGGTGGACATGATCAAAGCCGGCATCGTCGATCCGGCGAAGGTCACCCGCTCGGCGCTTCAGAACGCCGCCAGCGTCGCGGCCATGGTTCTGACCACCGAGGCTTTGGTGGCCGACAAGCCGGAGAAAGAGAAGCCCGCGCCGAACATGGGTGGAGCCGGCATGGACATGATGTGATCCGGCGCCGGGCGCCGGAAGCGCGAAAAGGCGGGAATCCCTTGCAACCGGGGTTTCCGCCTCTTCTCATTTGGCAGCACTCATCAGGTTATGGGATGGCGGCTTATTGCGAAAGGCGAGTTGGTCCGTGACCGGGATGGTGGCAGCTGGTGTTCAGTTGTCACCTCGCACCCCTCCCGTCATCGTGGAAAACTGAGCCAAGACGGGTAGCTGTGCAGAAGAGGGGTCACGTTTACCGGGGAGGAGGCCGCATCAGTTGAACTTGGGATTAGACACACGAAATACGATCTTGGAAGTCCTGGGCATTGACATTGTGGAGGTGGGCGCGGAACGGGTGATTGCCACGATGCCCGTCACAGCGGCCACCAAGCAGCCCGCCGGCATTTTGCACGGGGGTGCCTCCGTGGTGTTGGCGGAGACCGTGGCCACTCTCGGAACATGGAACCTGATTGACCAGGAAAGTCAGCAGGCGGTAGGCATAGAGATCAACGCCAATCACATACGCAGTAAATCGGACGGTGTGGTGACCGCCACAGGTGTCCCGTTGCACCGCGGCCGATCGACCATGGTCTGGGATATTAAGATTACCGACGAAGATGGGAAATTGATCTGTGTGTCACGGTGCACGACGGCCATCCTGAACAAAAAATAGTGTCTGAAAATAAGGCGCCGAAGGCAGGGCGGGAGGCCAACCGGGGCGGTGGACTGATTAAATTCTCAAGAGGCCCGGCGCCGTCGGATATCGTGAGTTGGCTCAGTTTTCGGGTAAGGGTCCTCGGTGAATAAGCCGGGTTTTGGTGTCCCATGACACCGGACCCGGCTTTTTTTATCCCTGCCTTTGTGGACGCTCTCGCACTCTGTTTCTTCATTCGACCCGGTGGCGCCCGGCGGTGGGCTGCTGACGGTTCAGTTTTGGAGTTGGCCTACCGGCTTTGGAGCTGACGCCATCCCCAAAGCCGGGGGAAGAGTCGTATAGAGGAAATCCCGGCTTTGGTGCTGAATCAAAAGAGGAGAAAGCGAGGAAAAGAGGTCTCCCATTGAAAGCTGCCCGAAAGAACCCCCTTCGGATTGACCACCGGCCATGGACGCCTGGGCATGATGAGTTATCGATCGTATCGTCAGGTGTTCCGTGCCATGCATACACAAAAACACTTCTTTCCCCTGTGAGGCTTGATTCCAGTCCTGTACATGTGAGAAGGCAAAGGATTGTGAATAAATGTAAATCGGGGGGGGGGGGGGTTAATCACCCAAAAAAACCATTTAATAGAAATCCGCAGGCTTTCGTCTTGACGGCCAGGTCTCCTCCTTTGACCACGAAGCGTCATTACCTGGGAATCAATCCGGAAACCATCTTGGTTAAGGTCAAAGAAGGAGGATTGAATAATGTTCGGATTATTTAGGCATATCAATGTGTCGACAAAATTGCTCCTATCGTCCCTCGCCAGCCTTGTGGCCCTGCTCGCCGTGGGCATCATGGGAGGTATTAGCCTGGCGAATATGGACGCACAATTGCAAAGGATGTACAGCGGTAATGTGCTTGGTATCGAAAAAGCCGGCGACGCGGAACGAGCGGTCCGGCGTATAGCGGTGGCTTCCGCCGATTATGTGCTGGCGGATCCCGCCGACCGAAGCTCAGTGCGTCAGGACATCCAGAACTATGATGCCGACTTTGCAAAAGCGATCGAAGAATACCTGCCCATCATTGTCCGGCCGCAGGAGCGCGACATCATCAATCGCCTCCGGCAAGCCTACGGCGGGTACATGCAGGCTGTCAACCAGCTTGTTGCCGCCCAGAATTCCGACCTGGCGATGCAGGTGCTTCACCAGCAGGTCACTCCCAAGCGTACGGAAGTCAACAATGTGATTGCGGAACTGGTGCAGTCGAACGCCCAAATGGCAGAAGACATCAAAAAAGAAGCTGACGCCATGTATCGCAGAGTTCAGTTCACCTTCGTCATTGTGATCGTGGCGGGGGTTGGTCTCAGCCTGGGGCTAAATCTGCTCGTTTCCCGTACGATCACCAAGCCCTTGGCCTTGGTTACCGCGGCTGCCGGAAGAGTGGCCGAGGGCGACTTGCGCGGAGAAACCGTAACCGTCAACACCCGGGACGAAATTGGGCGGCTTACGGACTCCTTTAATCAGATGGCCGGGAACCTGAAGTCCCTGCTTCGGCAAATCGCCGACGCCGCGGAAAGCGTCGCGTCCGCCTCGGAGGAGATGAGCGCCGGCACCGAGCAAAGCAGCCAAGCTGTTGCGGAAGTCAGCCAAGCGTCGCAGGAACTGGCTGCCGGAGCCGGTCTGCAAAGCCGGAAGGTGCAGGACACCATGGCCTCGACTGAGGAATTCTCCGCGGCCATCCAGCAGATCGCCTCCACCGCCCAGCAGGTGGCGGCCGCAGCCCAAGTGACCAGCCGGCGAGCTGAAGACGGAGACCAGGCCATGCGACGGGCCGGGGCGGAAATGGACAAAATCACTACTTCGAGCAGAGAGATATCCGGGATGATTAACGAGTTGGGGAATCGGTCCCAGGCCATCGGCCAGATCGTGGACTTGATCAGCGGCATCGCCAACCAAACGAATCTCTTGGCCTTGAACGCTGCCATTGAGGCTGCGCGAGTAGGGGAGCATGGCCGAGGTTTTGCCGTGGTGGCCGATGAGGTGCGCAAGCTCGCGGAGCAGTCCGGGCAGGCGGCCCAGGACATCGCGGACCTCATCCGTCAAGTCCAGGAAGACACCTCGAAGGCGGTGGAGGCCATGGAAAGCAACGCCCAAGTGGTGGAAAGCGGTTGGCGGGTGATCACAGAAGGAGCAGGGGCTTTCCAACAAATCAAGGAGGACGTGAACAGCGTCTCCCGTCAGATCCAGGAAGTTTCCCGCTCCACCGAAGAACTGGCCAAAGGGAGCGAAGAAATCGTCAACGCGATTACGGCCATCGGTGAAATCGCACAGCATGTGTCCGAAGCCAGCCAAAGTGTGGCTGCCGGCGCCGAGGAGCAGTCGGCTTCCATTGAAGAGCTGGCATCCTCTGCTGAATTCCTGGCCAACCTTGGACAGCAACTGCAACAGGCAGTTTTAAAGTTCAAGCTGTAAAGAGGTCACGGGAACAAGTGAATGATTCTCAGGCATATCGCAGACCAGACAATCGGCCGTGTATCTGGGGCTTGAACAATCTGTGAACATTCACCGGAGCCGGTGGTTGACAGGCCGCGCATTCGGCAGTAGACTATCTTCACCGGAACCCCGCCACGGGGAGAGAGATCTCTTGGACAACGCAGGGCCCTAAGGGTCGGAGAGTTCGTCATTTCCTTATAATTACATAAGCTGGCAACGGGTGCCCGCGGCCATCGGTCCTGATGGACGTTTGGCTCGGGAAAACGGGAAGTCGGGTGGAAATCCCGCGCGGTCCCGCCACTGTAACGAGGAACTGCCTTACAAGACGCCACTGGGGAACCGGGAAGGCGTAAGGCGGTGATGAATCGAAGCCAGGATACCGGCCCGTTGCTATGAGAACTCAACCCTACGAGGCATAGGGGGTGGTTCAACGCGAGGCGATCGCGCCGCTCTTTGCGCGGTCTTCCCGGATTAATGCCGGAACCCGCGGCGACTGTCCGGGGAGCACAAGGGCAAGCTTTTGAGCGGCGGTGAACGGTCCGGATGTTTGCTAACCCCTTAACACGTTCGTGGTTAAGGGGTTTTGCTATGTCTCGATGCAAAACAGAGTGTCGAAGATTTGAGGGGGTGTGAAGATGGTCGGGTGGGGTGTTCTCATTCTGTTGATGGTCCTTTGGCTTCCGCGCCAAGCTTATGCCATGCACATTATGGAGGGCTATCTTCCCTTGGGATGGTGTCTTTTTTGGGCGGCACTGTGCCTGCCGGCACTCATCCTCGGGACTCGTTCCTTACAAAAACAAGTCGGGGACAATCTGAGGATGAAGCTTGTATTGGCGCTTTCGGCAGCTTTTGCCTTCGTGCTTTCGGCTCTCAAACTCCCGTCGGTCACAGGGAGCAGCTCACATCCGACCGGAGTGGGTCTGGGGGCTGTTTTGTTCGGTCCCATGGCCATGAGTGTCGTCGGTTGCATCATCCTCTTGTTTCAAGCCTTGCTGTTGGCCCATGGTGGCATCACGACTCTTGGCGCCAACACGTTCTCCATGGCCGTTGTCGGCCCCACTGTGTCGTATGTTGTCTTTCGCATATTCCAGAAATCCGGATTCGGGAGGGGAGTGGCCGTATTTCTGGCAGCGGCCCTGGGCGACCTCTCTACATATCTGACGACCTCACTGCAGTTGGCTTTGGCGTTTCCCGCTCCAATCGGAGGCGTGGCGTCATCGTTTTGGAAATTCGCCTCGATTTTTGCCGTCACCCAGGTTCCGCTCGCCGTCAGCGAAGGACTGCTCACGGTCATCATGGTGAACTGGGTGATGAAATACAGTCCTGAGGTGCTGAGCCGAGCGATGAACCTGCCTGAGGAGGGACACCATGAGGCATAAAAATCATCGGCGATGGGGGAAAAATGCGTTTCTCGGTTTACTGGCGGCGGCTCTAGCGGCATTGCCGCTGTTGATTCCCAGAACAGCGGAGTTTCAAGGAGCGGACGATCGAGGGAAGGAGATGGTGCACCAACTCGATCCCAACTACCGTCCTTGGTTTTCTCCCTTGTGGGAACCCCCCGGCAGTGAGATCGAGAGTTTGCTGTTTTCTCTCCAGGCAGCCTTGGGCGCCGGGGTTATCGGCTATTCCATCGGGTATCTTCATGCCCGCAGAAGGGATCGCCATGAGTCCGATTGATCAATGGGCACATGCCAACCGGTGGCGCCGGCTCCATCCGATGCAGAAAGCCCTGTTTGCCGCCGGCCTGGGAGCGGGTGCGTTTGTCTTTCCGACGCCAGTCGCGGCGATCATACCTGTGATCGCCGGACTTTTTCTGCGGTATGGAGCCGGGATCCCCGCAGCTGTATTCCTTCGATTCTTAGCGCTGCCGTTGTCGTTTTTGTCGCTCGGTGCGATTCCGCTGTTGGTTCAAGTGCAGCCTTCAGGCCCTTCCCCTCTTTGGACGATGGATGGGGGGGCCGGCTGGTGGATTGGAGTGACCGGAGAAAGCGTCCGGATGGCGGTGGCCGTGTGGGTCAGGGCGCTCGCAGTAACCTCTTCGATGTACGTCCTGGCGCTCACCACGCCGGTACCGGATCTCGTGGGCTTGTTGCGCCGCATGAAAGTGCCCGAGATTCTCTTGGAAGTGATGCACCTCATGTATCGCTATTTGTTTGTTCTCATGGAAATGGCTCAGCAAACGCATGTGGCTCAGTCCGCTCGACTGGGATATCGGTCATGGAGCCGGAGCTTGTCTTCCCTTGGTCGTCTGGGGGCGGCGTTGGCCGTCAAGAGCCGCCTGGAGGTGGAGGATCTGCACCGAACGCTGATCTCGCGGGGGTACCGCGGGCAACTGACCGTCCTGTCGCCTCCGTTTACGGTGTGTCTCAAAACCGCCGCCTGGATGGGTGCGGCGGGGGTGGGTCTGGCGGTTGCCGCCTGGGTTGTGGGGGGGCGTTGACATGGAGGAGCCGACCTTCCTGCTAGAAGGTGTCGAGTACAACTATGAAGATGGGACTCCGGGTTTGCAAGGCGTGTCGCTGGGCATTGAACGCGGGAAAAAAGTCGCTTTCCTCGGCCCCAATGGTGCGGGAAAATCGACGTTATTCCTGCATTTGAACGGGATTTTGCGCCCGTTTCGCGGTCGAATCTTTTTTCAGGGGAAGGAGGTTCGGTACGCCCGCAAAGAGCTTGCTCGGCTGCGAACCAAGGTCGGGATCGTCTTTCAGAACCCGGATCGACAAGTGGTGATCGGTCATGTATGGGAGGATGTATCTTTTGGACCGATGAACCTGGGGTTGTCCCCGCCTGAAGTTGAGGGGCGGGTGGAGGAAGCGTTGAAGGTCACGGGACTTTGGGATCTGCGGGACAAGGCGGTGCATCTCCTCAGTTACGGCCAGAAAAAACGGGTTGCGTTAGCCGGGATTTTGGCCATGAGACCGGAAGTGATGATTCTCGATGAGCCCACCGCTTCCCTGGACCCCGGGCAGGTCCACTCTTTGCTCGAATTGTTGGAGTGTTTACACCGCCAAGGGATCCAAATCGTTTTGTCGACGCACGATGTCGATTTTGCCTATGCGTGGGCGGATTGGGTCGTGATCATGCATGCCGGGCGCGTACTCGCCGAGGGCTTGCCGAAGGAAGTGTTCAGTGACACGGATATTCTGAAACGCGCATCTCTGACAAAACCTGTGCTGTGGAGGGTCTGGGAGCAGTTGAACCGAGCGGGAGTGTATGTTGGCGGGCCCCCCAGAACGGTGGAAGAATTGTCTATCCATGTCGCCCGAGCGGCGACCGATGGGCGTGCGTCCTGCGGATCATGAGGGAATCAAGGAAAGGTGCGAATCACATGTTCACCGATTCGGAAAGACAAGCGATTTACAAAGTCATCCGCACTCGCCGTGATGTTCGATCGTTTCTACCCGACCCCATTCCACAGGAAAAGATCGATCGCATATTGGAGGCAGCCCATCATGCGCCCTCGGTGGGCTTTATGCAGCCGTGGAATTTTATCTTAATCACAGACCAAGAAGTGAAAGAGCGTTTGTCTTGGGCTGCTGACAAGGAACGCCGCGCCCTTGCGATTCACTATGAAGACGACCGGAAGGATCTTTTTCTCAGTCTCAAGGTGGAGGCATTGCGGGAAGCCCCACTGACCATTTGTGTAACCTGCGATCCGACCCGGGGGGGC is from Kyrpidia tusciae DSM 2912 and encodes:
- a CDS encoding energy-coupling factor ABC transporter ATP-binding protein → MEEPTFLLEGVEYNYEDGTPGLQGVSLGIERGKKVAFLGPNGAGKSTLFLHLNGILRPFRGRIFFQGKEVRYARKELARLRTKVGIVFQNPDRQVVIGHVWEDVSFGPMNLGLSPPEVEGRVEEALKVTGLWDLRDKAVHLLSYGQKKRVALAGILAMRPEVMILDEPTASLDPGQVHSLLELLECLHRQGIQIVLSTHDVDFAYAWADWVVIMHAGRVLAEGLPKEVFSDTDILKRASLTKPVLWRVWEQLNRAGVYVGGPPRTVEELSIHVARAATDGRASCGS
- the bluB gene encoding 5,6-dimethylbenzimidazole synthase yields the protein MFTDSERQAIYKVIRTRRDVRSFLPDPIPQEKIDRILEAAHHAPSVGFMQPWNFILITDQEVKERLSWAADKERRALAIHYEDDRKDLFLSLKVEALREAPLTICVTCDPTRGGDHVLGRNSIPETDILSTACAIQNMWLAACAEGLAMGWVSFYKKTDIRSILAIPPHIDPVALLSVGYTDHYPPMPVLQMVGWEKRRPLNSLIFENRWGLIP